In one window of Burkholderiales bacterium DNA:
- the lepA gene encoding elongation factor 4, whose translation MKPIRNFSIIAHIDHGKSTLADRFIQRCGGLADREMSEQVLDSMDLERERGITIKAQTAALAYTGRDGVAYRLNLIDTPGHVDFAYEVSRSLAACEGALLVVDASQGVEAQTVANCYTAIEQGVEVIPVLNKIDLPSAEPERVIEEIEDIIGIGATDAIRASAKTGLGIDDILEAVIARVPPPSGDDDAPLQALVIDAWFDNYVGVVMLVRVVNGVLRPRDKVLLMAKGAVHLCEQVGVFTPKSVARESLSAGEVGFIVAGVKELAEAKVGDTITHAQRPAGAPLPGFKEVKPQVFAGLYPVESNQYEALREALTKLKLNDASLHFEPEVSQALGFGFRCGFLGLLHMDIVQERLEREYDMDLITTAPSVIYEVLLRDGTLAEIDNPSKLPDLSRVEEIREPVIAVTILVPQEYVGPVLTLCTEKRGVQKDMQYRGRQVVIHYELPLAEVVMDFFDRLKSVSRGYASMDYEFLEFRAADVVKLDILINGDRVDALSVMVHRAVAQFRGREVVHKMRGLIPRQMFDVAIQAAIGAQIIARESVKAMRKDVLAKCYGGDITRKRKLLEKQKAGKKRMKAVGSVEIPQEAFLAILKVGEK comes from the coding sequence TTGAAACCCATCCGCAACTTTTCGATCATCGCGCACATCGACCATGGCAAGTCGACGCTGGCGGACCGCTTCATCCAGCGCTGCGGAGGCCTCGCCGACCGCGAGATGTCCGAGCAGGTGCTCGACTCGATGGATCTCGAGCGCGAGCGCGGCATCACGATCAAGGCGCAGACCGCCGCGCTCGCCTACACCGGCCGCGACGGGGTCGCCTACCGCCTGAACCTCATCGATACGCCGGGCCACGTCGACTTCGCCTACGAGGTGTCGCGTTCGCTCGCGGCCTGCGAGGGCGCGCTCCTCGTCGTCGACGCCTCTCAGGGCGTGGAGGCGCAGACCGTCGCCAACTGCTACACGGCGATCGAGCAGGGCGTGGAGGTGATTCCGGTCCTCAACAAGATCGATCTCCCGTCGGCGGAACCCGAGCGTGTGATCGAGGAGATCGAGGACATCATCGGGATCGGGGCGACCGACGCGATCCGCGCTTCCGCGAAGACCGGTCTCGGCATCGACGACATCCTGGAGGCGGTGATCGCGCGCGTGCCGCCGCCCTCGGGCGACGACGACGCGCCGCTGCAGGCGCTGGTGATCGACGCGTGGTTCGACAATTACGTCGGTGTCGTCATGCTGGTGCGGGTCGTCAACGGCGTGCTTCGTCCGCGGGACAAGGTGCTCTTGATGGCGAAGGGCGCGGTGCACCTCTGCGAGCAGGTCGGCGTGTTCACGCCGAAATCGGTGGCGCGCGAATCGCTTTCGGCGGGCGAGGTCGGATTCATCGTCGCCGGAGTCAAGGAGCTCGCCGAGGCGAAGGTCGGCGACACCATCACGCACGCGCAGCGTCCGGCGGGCGCGCCGCTCCCCGGGTTCAAGGAGGTGAAGCCGCAGGTGTTCGCGGGTCTCTATCCGGTCGAGTCGAACCAGTACGAGGCGCTGCGCGAGGCGCTCACCAAGCTGAAGCTGAACGACGCGTCGCTCCACTTCGAGCCGGAGGTGTCGCAGGCGCTGGGCTTCGGTTTCCGCTGCGGCTTCCTCGGGCTCCTGCACATGGACATCGTCCAGGAGCGGCTCGAGCGCGAGTACGACATGGACCTGATCACCACGGCGCCCTCGGTGATCTACGAAGTGCTCCTGCGCGACGGGACCCTCGCCGAGATCGACAACCCGTCGAAGCTCCCCGACCTCTCGCGCGTCGAGGAGATCCGCGAGCCGGTCATCGCCGTCACGATCCTCGTGCCGCAGGAGTACGTCGGCCCGGTGCTGACGCTGTGCACCGAGAAGCGCGGCGTGCAGAAGGACATGCAGTACCGGGGGCGGCAGGTCGTGATCCACTACGAACTGCCGCTCGCCGAGGTGGTCATGGATTTCTTCGACCGGCTGAAGAGCGTGTCGCGCGGCTACGCGTCGATGGACTACGAGTTCCTCGAGTTCCGCGCGGCGGACGTCGTGAAGCTCGACATCCTGATCAACGGCGACCGCGTCGACGCGCTGTCGGTGATGGTGCACCGTGCGGTCGCGCAGTTCCGCGGCCGCGAGGTGGTGCACAAGATGCGCGGTCTCATTCCCCGACAGATGTTCGACGTGGCGATCCAGGCGGCGATCGGCGCGCAGATCATCGCCCGCGAGTCGGTCAAGGCGATGCGCAAGGACGTGCTGGCGAAATGCTACGGCGGCGACATCACGCGCAAGCGCAAGCTGCTCGAGAAGCAGAAGGCCGGCAAGAAGCGGATGAAGGCCGTCGGCAGCGTCGAGATCCCGCAGGAAGCGTTCCTGGCGATCCTGAAGGTGGGCGAGAAGTGA
- the lepB gene encoding signal peptidase I, with product MNFALILFLLTLATGVVWAFDRFVLARRRAPDVPAPAWIEYPVSFFPVLLVVFLLRSFVAEPFKIPSSSMRPTLEVGDFILVNKFAYGIRLPIVEQKVIPTGNPRRGDVVVFRYPVNPSQDFIKRVVGLPGDVVEYRDKSLTVNGKPLPRSPDGTYSWLEGLRFETTDRFIERADAGNEEHAYTISVSPQAPSIYPQNVRSFPGREHCEYNSQGFTCKVPPGHYFMMGDNRDFSDDSRYWGFVPDDHIRGRAFFIWFNWDDISSLAFKRVGSGIR from the coding sequence ATGAACTTCGCGCTGATCCTCTTCCTCCTCACGCTCGCGACCGGAGTCGTCTGGGCGTTCGACCGTTTCGTGCTCGCACGCCGCCGTGCGCCCGACGTTCCCGCGCCGGCCTGGATCGAGTACCCGGTGAGCTTCTTCCCGGTGCTGCTCGTGGTGTTCCTGCTGCGGAGCTTCGTCGCGGAACCGTTCAAGATCCCGTCGTCGTCGATGCGCCCCACGCTCGAGGTCGGCGATTTCATCCTGGTGAACAAGTTCGCCTACGGGATCCGGCTGCCGATCGTCGAGCAGAAGGTGATTCCGACCGGAAATCCCAGGCGCGGCGACGTGGTCGTGTTCCGCTATCCGGTCAACCCGTCGCAGGATTTCATCAAGCGGGTGGTCGGCCTGCCGGGGGACGTGGTCGAGTACCGCGACAAGTCGCTGACGGTGAACGGCAAGCCGCTGCCGCGCTCGCCCGACGGCACCTACAGCTGGCTCGAGGGACTGCGGTTCGAGACGACCGACCGGTTCATCGAGCGTGCCGACGCCGGGAACGAGGAGCACGCCTACACCATCTCGGTGAGCCCGCAGGCGCCGTCGATCTACCCGCAGAACGTCCGGTCGTTCCCCGGGCGGGAGCACTGCGAATACAATAGCCAGGGCTTCACCTGCAAAGTGCCGCCGGGGCACTATTTCATGATGGGCGACAACCGCGATTTCTCCGACGACAGCCGCTACTGGGGCTTCGTGCCGGACGACCACATTCGCGGCCGCGCGTTCTTCATCTGGTTCAACTGGGACGACATCTCGAGCCTCGCGTTCAAGCGGGTCGGGAGCGGCATCCGGTGA
- a CDS encoding DUF4845 domain-containing protein, whose protein sequence is MRGKAGSQRGLSMIAFLFVATVIVIVAAIGFRVVPAYIEYFTVRSAVEKALRDAPDPTLPVIKKSFDKYVAADYIDSVTSADLNVVKEGNVITATVAWQRELHLVGNVSLLLDFDVSVQR, encoded by the coding sequence ATGAGGGGCAAGGCAGGCTCGCAGCGCGGGTTGTCGATGATCGCGTTCCTGTTCGTCGCGACGGTGATCGTGATCGTCGCGGCGATCGGTTTCCGGGTGGTGCCCGCCTACATCGAGTACTTCACGGTACGCTCCGCCGTCGAGAAGGCGCTGCGCGACGCGCCGGACCCGACGCTGCCGGTCATCAAGAAGTCGTTCGACAAGTACGTCGCGGCCGACTACATCGACTCGGTCACCTCCGCGGATCTCAACGTCGTCAAGGAAGGCAACGTCATCACGGCGACCGTCGCGTGGCAGCGCGAACTCCACCTGGTCGGCAACGTGAGCCTGCTGCTCGACTTCGACGTCTCGGTCCAGCGCTAG
- the rnc gene encoding ribonuclease III has product MADASVRLGHAFGRPELLAQALTHRSHGARHNERLEFVGDAVLNCVVALALYERFPGTDEGDLSRARASLVNGETLARIARRLELGDDVRLGEGELKSGGAKRGSILADALEAVFGAVFVDAGFEAARRVIIAAYGEELANANPTTLHKDPKTRLQEWLQARRLPVPEYAVVGVHGEAHAQQFAVECRIPSLGISAGGAGSSRRAAEQDAASRAWSEVAAPGTDARGRSA; this is encoded by the coding sequence ATGGCCGACGCGTCCGTCCGCCTGGGACACGCTTTCGGCCGGCCGGAGCTGCTCGCCCAGGCGCTGACCCACCGCAGCCACGGCGCGCGCCACAACGAACGGCTCGAGTTCGTGGGCGACGCGGTTCTGAACTGCGTCGTCGCGCTCGCGCTCTACGAACGTTTCCCGGGAACCGACGAAGGCGACCTCTCTCGCGCGCGCGCGAGCCTCGTCAATGGCGAGACGCTCGCCCGTATCGCCCGACGCCTCGAACTCGGCGACGACGTGCGCCTGGGCGAGGGGGAGTTGAAGAGCGGCGGGGCGAAGCGCGGATCGATCCTGGCCGATGCGCTCGAAGCGGTGTTCGGCGCCGTGTTCGTCGACGCCGGCTTCGAGGCCGCGCGCCGGGTGATCATCGCGGCCTACGGCGAGGAACTCGCCAACGCGAATCCCACCACGCTGCACAAGGATCCGAAGACCCGCCTGCAGGAGTGGCTGCAGGCGCGCCGGCTGCCGGTCCCCGAGTACGCGGTCGTCGGGGTTCACGGTGAAGCGCATGCGCAGCAGTTCGCGGTCGAATGCAGGATCCCCTCGCTCGGTATCTCCGCGGGCGGCGCGGGATCGAGCCGTCGCGCGGCCGAGCAGGACGCCGCGAGCCGCGCGTGGTCGGAGGTCGCTGCGCCCGGCACCGACGCTCGCGGCCGGTCCGCGTGA
- the era gene encoding GTPase Era, translating to MTFAAPSGHRCGHVAIVGRPSVGKSTLLNALVGERISITSRKPQTTRHRINGIVSRPQAQIVFVDTPGFQTRHASPLNTRLNRAVREALADVDAVVWVVDGARIAEPDRGVLALVPEGKPVIAALNKVDAIADKTALLPRIAEVAAMREFAAIVPISAERGTALALLEAEIVKLLPPGPALYGPDELTDRDERFLAAEYLREQIFRRLGDEVPYATTVGIESFEHEGDARRIHAVVWVDKPGQRAILLGEGGATMKTIATEARKSMLRLFGGRVHLEVWVRVKKGWASSDATLARLGY from the coding sequence ATGACCTTCGCCGCGCCGTCGGGGCATCGCTGCGGACACGTCGCGATCGTGGGCCGGCCGTCGGTCGGCAAGTCGACGCTGCTCAACGCGTTGGTCGGCGAGCGGATCAGCATCACGTCGCGCAAGCCGCAGACGACGCGCCACCGAATCAACGGCATCGTCAGCCGGCCACAGGCGCAGATCGTGTTCGTCGACACGCCCGGCTTCCAGACGAGGCACGCCTCACCGCTCAACACGCGCCTGAATCGCGCGGTGCGAGAGGCGCTCGCCGACGTCGATGCGGTGGTGTGGGTGGTCGACGGCGCGCGCATCGCCGAACCCGATCGCGGCGTGCTCGCCCTGGTTCCCGAAGGCAAGCCCGTCATCGCGGCGCTGAACAAGGTCGACGCGATCGCGGACAAGACGGCGTTGCTGCCCCGGATCGCGGAGGTCGCGGCGATGCGCGAGTTCGCGGCGATCGTGCCGATTTCCGCCGAACGCGGCACCGCGCTCGCGCTCCTCGAGGCCGAGATCGTGAAGCTGCTGCCCCCCGGTCCGGCGCTCTACGGCCCCGACGAACTCACCGACCGGGACGAGCGCTTCCTCGCCGCCGAGTACCTGCGCGAGCAGATCTTCCGGCGCCTGGGCGACGAGGTGCCCTACGCGACGACGGTCGGGATCGAGTCGTTCGAGCACGAAGGCGACGCGCGCCGCATCCACGCCGTCGTATGGGTCGACAAGCCCGGCCAGCGGGCGATCCTCCTGGGCGAGGGCGGCGCGACGATGAAGACCATCGCGACCGAGGCCCGCAAGTCGATGCTGCGCCTCTTCGGCGGGCGCGTGCACCTGGAGGTGTGGGTGCGTGTGAAGAAGGGCTGGGCGAGCAGCGACGCCACGCTCGCGCGCCTGGGCTACTGA
- the recO gene encoding DNA repair protein RecO, whose amino-acid sequence MPRREIDRRDDREGFVLHRWPYKETSLLVEALTREDGRVAMVARGAKRPRSELHGVLQAFQPVSISWSGAGDLKTLLRAEWRGGLPLLSGSSLLCGFYLNELLIKLLPREDPHPRLFDAYRSALASLARGDAQAPVLRRFEVGLLAELGYALELAVEADSGAAIDPGARYHYAFDKGAQRRQPPPGVRWPLVRGATLVALASGRFDDAATAVEAKRLMREVIDHHLESRTIMSRKVVRDLQALDEEGPE is encoded by the coding sequence ATGCCTCGCCGCGAGATCGACCGGCGCGATGACCGCGAGGGGTTCGTGCTGCACCGCTGGCCGTACAAGGAGACGAGCCTGCTGGTGGAGGCGTTGACGCGCGAGGACGGTCGCGTCGCGATGGTCGCGCGCGGCGCGAAGCGACCGCGATCCGAACTTCACGGCGTGCTCCAGGCGTTCCAGCCGGTGAGTATCTCGTGGTCCGGCGCGGGCGACCTGAAGACCCTGCTGCGTGCCGAATGGCGCGGCGGTCTGCCGCTCCTGTCCGGCTCCTCGCTCCTGTGCGGCTTCTACCTGAACGAACTCCTGATCAAGCTCCTGCCGCGGGAGGATCCGCATCCGCGGCTCTTCGACGCGTACCGTTCTGCGCTCGCGTCGCTCGCGCGGGGCGACGCGCAGGCGCCGGTCCTGCGCCGCTTCGAGGTCGGGCTGCTCGCGGAACTCGGCTACGCGCTCGAACTCGCGGTCGAGGCCGACAGCGGCGCGGCGATCGATCCCGGCGCGCGTTACCATTACGCGTTCGACAAGGGCGCGCAGCGGCGCCAGCCGCCGCCGGGGGTGCGCTGGCCGCTCGTGCGCGGGGCAACGCTCGTCGCGCTCGCTTCGGGCCGTTTCGACGATGCCGCCACCGCCGTCGAGGCGAAGCGGCTCATGCGCGAAGTCATCGACCATCATCTCGAGTCGCGCACGATCATGAGCCGCAAGGTGGTGCGCGACCTGCAGGCGCTCGACGAGGAAGGACCGGAATGA
- a CDS encoding pyridoxine 5'-phosphate synthase has protein sequence MIELGVNIDHVATIRQARRTYEPDPVWAAVEAHLGGADGITVHLREDRRHIQDEDVRRLRELTHIKLNLEMAATPEMVAIACRVKPEMAMLVPEGRQEITTEGGLDVAGRRAALADAVLRLADAGINTSVFIDAELRQVEAAAAIGARVCEIHTGPYADAFHVKGRDAESRAVVAELAKIRTAGEAIRAAGMRFNAGHALNYFNVQPVAALPGVRELHIGHAIVSRAVFVGMREAVREMKRLIREGAA, from the coding sequence ATGATCGAACTGGGGGTCAACATCGACCACGTCGCCACGATTCGCCAGGCGCGGCGTACCTACGAGCCCGATCCGGTGTGGGCCGCGGTCGAGGCGCATCTGGGGGGCGCCGACGGCATCACCGTGCACCTGCGCGAGGACCGCCGGCACATCCAGGACGAGGACGTGCGGCGGTTGCGCGAACTCACGCACATCAAGCTCAATCTCGAGATGGCGGCGACGCCCGAGATGGTCGCGATCGCCTGCCGTGTGAAGCCCGAGATGGCGATGCTCGTCCCCGAAGGGCGGCAGGAGATCACCACCGAGGGGGGGCTCGACGTCGCGGGGCGGCGCGCCGCGCTCGCCGACGCGGTTTTGCGGCTCGCGGACGCCGGCATCAACACGAGCGTGTTCATCGACGCCGAGTTGCGGCAGGTGGAGGCCGCGGCGGCGATCGGCGCGCGCGTGTGCGAGATCCACACCGGTCCCTACGCCGACGCGTTCCACGTGAAGGGGCGCGATGCCGAGAGTCGCGCCGTGGTGGCCGAACTCGCGAAGATCCGCACGGCGGGCGAGGCGATCCGCGCCGCCGGCATGCGGTTCAACGCCGGTCACGCGCTCAACTACTTCAACGTGCAGCCGGTCGCTGCGCTGCCGGGGGTGCGCGAACTCCACATCGGCCACGCGATCGTGTCGCGCGCGGTGTTCGTCGGCATGCGCGAAGCGGTCCGCGAGATGAAGCGCCTGATCCGCGAGGGCGCCGCATGA
- the nagZ gene encoding beta-N-acetylhexosaminidase, with product MPRGPAMLGVEALELTPGDRERLAHPLVGGVILFTRNYAEPAQLKALIGTIRALRAPALPIAVDHEGGRVQRFRAGFTAIPPMRTLGESFDADVKRAAREAEALGATIASELGAHGVDFAFTPVLDLDWGASGVIGDRAFHRNPNAVAYLAVALCRGLGSRGMAAVGKHFPGHGHVAADSHHEIPVDERPMRAIADGDLVPFGVLVKAGIEGIMPAHVVYPEVDAQPAGFSAVWLQQILRERLGFDGLIFSDDLEMAGARGAGDIVARADAALAAGCDVALLCNDFRAMDDLLSRWRPPAKPNLARRWERMVRR from the coding sequence ATGCCGCGCGGACCGGCGATGCTCGGCGTGGAGGCGCTCGAACTCACCCCCGGCGATCGCGAGCGCCTCGCCCATCCGCTCGTCGGTGGCGTGATCCTGTTCACCCGGAACTACGCGGAGCCGGCGCAGTTGAAGGCGCTGATCGGCACGATCCGCGCGCTGCGCGCCCCCGCGCTGCCGATCGCGGTGGACCACGAGGGCGGGCGCGTCCAGCGTTTCCGCGCGGGCTTCACCGCGATTCCGCCGATGCGTACGCTCGGCGAGTCCTTCGACGCCGACGTGAAGCGCGCGGCCCGCGAGGCCGAGGCCCTGGGCGCCACGATCGCCTCCGAACTCGGAGCGCACGGCGTCGACTTCGCGTTCACGCCGGTGCTCGACCTCGACTGGGGCGCCTCGGGCGTCATCGGCGACCGGGCGTTCCACCGCAACCCCAATGCGGTCGCCTACCTCGCCGTGGCGCTGTGCCGGGGCCTTGGCTCCCGCGGGATGGCCGCGGTCGGCAAGCACTTTCCCGGGCACGGCCACGTCGCGGCCGATTCGCACCACGAGATCCCGGTCGACGAACGGCCGATGCGCGCGATCGCGGACGGGGACCTCGTTCCGTTCGGCGTGCTCGTCAAGGCGGGGATCGAGGGCATCATGCCGGCGCACGTCGTGTACCCGGAGGTCGACGCGCAGCCCGCCGGCTTTTCCGCCGTCTGGCTGCAACAGATCCTGCGGGAGCGGCTTGGCTTCGACGGCCTGATTTTCTCGGACGATCTCGAGATGGCCGGAGCGCGGGGCGCCGGAGACATCGTGGCGCGCGCCGACGCCGCGCTCGCCGCAGGGTGCGACGTCGCGCTCCTGTGCAACGACTTTCGCGCGATGGATGACCTGTTGTCACGCTGGCGGCCGCCGGCGAAGCCGAACCTCGCGCGGCGGTGGGAGCGGATGGTCCGCCGGTGA
- a CDS encoding c-type cytochrome, translating into MVDVARACALLAIASAAGFAQARPLSGQAPPPDPALRARIAGADVAAGERTFERRCATCHDIASDGAHSKGPLLWNVVDRRAGASPGFAYSDAMRRSGHRWTLEALDYYLADTERAVPGRSMDFTGILDAKSRADLIAYLRTMSDAPR; encoded by the coding sequence ATGGTCGATGTCGCGCGCGCCTGCGCTCTCCTCGCGATCGCCTCCGCAGCCGGGTTCGCGCAGGCGCGGCCGCTCTCCGGCCAGGCGCCACCGCCCGATCCCGCGCTGCGCGCGCGAATCGCCGGAGCCGACGTCGCCGCCGGCGAGCGGACATTCGAGCGGCGTTGCGCGACCTGTCACGACATCGCCAGCGACGGCGCGCACTCGAAGGGGCCGCTATTGTGGAACGTCGTGGACCGCCGCGCCGGAGCGTCGCCCGGCTTCGCCTATTCGGACGCGATGCGCCGCTCGGGCCACCGGTGGACGCTCGAAGCGCTCGACTACTATCTCGCCGACACCGAGCGGGCGGTGCCGGGACGCTCGATGGACTTCACCGGTATCCTGGACGCGAAGTCGCGCGCGGACCTGATCGCCTACCTGCGCACGATGAGCGACGCGCCGCGCTAG